From the Theobroma cacao cultivar B97-61/B2 chromosome 2, Criollo_cocoa_genome_V2, whole genome shotgun sequence genome, one window contains:
- the LOC18610246 gene encoding glycerophosphodiester phosphodiesterase GDPD6 isoform X2: MTWFGFVPLIVLIVIGECAGRQLHPLPSKVAGRHVKPLQSICLYNIAHRGSNGEFPEETVAAYKRAIEEGADFIETDILASKDGILICFHDVTLDNTTDVANHKQFANRKRSYEVQGINITGWFVVDFTLEELKLLRVKQRYGFRDQQYNGKFPLITFEEFISLALDAKRIVGIYPEIKNPVFINQHVKWSEGKKFEDKFVQTLKKYGYKGSYMSKEWLRQPVFIQSFAPTSLTYISNLTDLPKVLLIGDLTTRTEDTNQSFLEITSDSYFNFIKNYVVGIGPWKETIVPSINNYLSEATDLVARAHAHGLQVHPYTFRNENSFLHFNFSQDPYEEYHYWINKIKVDGLFTDFAGSLHNFQEWTSHQREGREGGASKLLHKIAKMISSYKANEKLH; encoded by the exons ATGACTTGGTTTG GCTTTGTCCCTTTGATAGTTCTTATAGTGATTGGGGAGTGTGCTGGAAGACAACTACATCCACTTCCAAGTAAAGTAGCTGGGAGACATGTAAAGCCCCTACAATCAATTTGCCTGTATAATATTGCTCATCGAGGCTCAAATGGGGAGTTTCCTGAAGAAACTGTTGCAGCATACAAG AGAGCTATTGAAGAGGGTGCAGATTTCATTGAAACAGATATCCTTGCCTCCAAAGATGGCATCCTAATATGCTTTCATGATGTAACACTTGATAATACTACTGATGTTGCAAATCATAAGCAATTTGCTAATCGAAAAAGATCATATGAGGTCCAAGGAATAAACATCACTGGATGGTTTGTTG TTGATTTCACACTAGAAGAACTGAAGCTATTACGTGTGAAGCAACGCTATGGTTTCCGGGATCAACAATATAATG GGAAATTCCCATTGATTACGTTTGAAGAGTTCATCTCACTTGCATTGGATGCAAAAAGAATTGTTGGAATCTATCCAGAGATAAAGAATCCGGTTTTCATCAATCAGCAT GTGAAATGGTCAGAGGGAAAAAAGTTTGAGGACAAATTTGTGCAGACACTGAAGAAATATGGATATAAAGGGTCTTATATGTCAAAAGAATGGCTGAGGCAACCGGTGTTTATCCAGTCATTTGCTCCTACTTCTCTCACATATATTTCTAACCTCACAGACTTGCCAAAAGTTTTGTTGATAGGTGATCTAACAACAAGAACTGAGGACACTAACCAG TCATTCTTGGAGATTACTTCAGATAGTTATTTCAATTTCATCAAGAACTATGTGGTTGGAATTGGACCTTGGAAGGAGACAATTGTACCCTCAATCAATAATTACTTAAGTGAAGCTACTGATCTTGTTGCCAGAGCTCATGCTCATGGCCTCCAG GTCCATCCATATACCTTCCGAAATGAAAACTCGTTCTTGCACTTCAACTTTAGCCAAGATCCATATGAGGAGTACCATTACTggataaacaaaataaaagtagaTGGACTCTTCACAGACTTTGCAGGTAGCCTCCATAATTTCCAAGAATGGACCTCTCACCAAAGAGAAGGTAGAGAAGGTGGCGCATCGAAGCTACTTCATAAGATTGCAAAAATGATTTCCTCATACAAAGCCAATGAAAAACTTCATTGA
- the LOC18610247 gene encoding LRR receptor-like serine/threonine-protein kinase RPK2, with amino-acid sequence MKCYLFCKALILLSFELFVVFTLVSGKLVSEKRILLEFKSSVFDPSGILSSWNSTKNPNHCSWFGVSCNLRSQVISISIPGGCGEGYKGNLTRACSCSSKLPQFPFYGFGLRRRACSNGKLVGNLSPLIGKLTELRVLSLAFNDMGGEIPLELWGLVKLEELDLEGNLFTGKLPNEFVGLRNLRVLNLGFNELEGEISRSLSKCVNLEVLSLAGNKLEGSVPDYFGSFYKLKGLYLSNNRLNGPILDNFGSNCRNLEHLDLSGNFLDGRIPGSLGHCRQLRTLLLFSNMFDGVIPNELGQLYKLEILDVSRNNLSSLIPHGLGNCVHLSALVLSNLFDPVLTRQSSSKELSFGLPLATTYEYNRFQGSIPMEITTLPKLKILWVPRANLEGKLPSNWSGCENLEMVDLAQNHFSGEIFGAFNGCKKLQHLDLSSNRLTGKLDEKLPVPCMTLFDISGNVMSGSIPRFNYSVCPGFFSLSSELPQTHDPASAYLSFFTYKTRLAMLLPFSGSKAVLIHNFSGNNFSGSLPWLPIAPTRLGKQTDYAFLAGGNKLTGSFPGSLFGNCNKLHGMIANVSKNRLSGDIPSGIGAICRSLRFLDVSENEIGGVIPQSLRELESLVFLDLSGNKLRGPIPEGLHQLKHLKHLSLVRNNLTGAVPSSFGRFRSLEVLELSSNSLSGKIPKGLVNLRNNGSGVNSTSVYRKLFLLSHHVFSLSVRPADLTTNTEDSQNDVSPSHNAVDKSLDSIEIASIASASAIVSVLLVLLVLFFYTRKWVPTSRVQVSESREITAFVDIGVPLTYESIVQATGNFSAGKCIGNGGFGATYKAEIAPGTLVAVKRLAVGRFQGVQQFHAEIKILERMRHSNLVTLIGYHASETEMFLIYNYLSGGNLENFIKERSTRAVDWKIIHKIALNIAHALAYLHDQCAPKVLHRDVKPSNILLDNDCNAYLSDFGLSRLLGTSETHATTGVAGTFGYVAPEYAMTCRVSEKADVYSYGVVLLELISDKKALDPSFSSQADGFNIVSWACMLLRQGQAKDVFTTRLWDTAPHDELVELLHLAITCTVDSLSTRPTMRQVVQRLKQIQPSSMR; translated from the coding sequence ATGAAATGCTATCTGTTCTGTAAAGCTTTGATCTTGCTTTCGTTTGAACTGTTTGTTGTCTTCACCTTAGTTTCAGGGAAGTTGGTATCTGAGAAAAGGATTCTGTTGGAGTTCAAAAGCTCTGTTTTTGATCCTTCAGGGATTCTTTCAAGCTGGAACTCTACAAAGAACCCAAATCACTGCTCCTGGTTTGGAGTTTCATGCAATTTAAGGTCTCAGGTCATCTCCATCAGCATCCCTGGTGGTTGTGGAGAAGGTTATAAAGGTAACTTAACTCGAGCTTGTTCTTGTTCTTCAAAGCTGCCTCAGTTTCCATTTTATGGTTTTGGATTGAGAAGAAGAGCATGTTCAAATGGGAAACTTGTGGGAAACTTGTCACCTTTAATTGGGAAACTTACTGAGCTTAGAGTTTTATCTCTTGCTTTTAATGATATGGGTGGTGAAATTCCTTTAGAGCTATGGGGTTTAGTGAAATTAGAAGAACTTGATCTTGAAGGGAATTTATTTACTGGGAAGTTGCCTAATGAATTTGTGGGGTTGAGAAATCTGCGGGTTTTGAATCTTGGGTTTAATGAACTTGAAGGGGAGATTTCAAGGTCTTTGTCAAAATGTGTGAATTTGGAGGTTTTGAGTTTAGCTGGGAATAAGCTGGAGGGTTCTGTGCCTGATTATTTTGGCAGTTTCTATAAGTTGAAGGGGCTTTATTTGTCTAATAATCGGCTAAATGGGCCTATTCTTGATAATTTTGGAAGTAATTGTCGGAATCTTGAACATCTTGATCTGTCTGGGAATTTCCTAGATGGGAGGATTCCTGGTAGTTTGGGGCATTGTCGGCAGTTACGGactcttttgttgttttcaaACATGTTTGATGGTGTTATTCCTAATGAGCTCGGCCAGCTGTATAAGCTTGAGATTCTTGATGTTTCTAGAAACAACCTTAGCAGTTTGATCCCCCATGGGCTTGGAAATTGTGTTCATTTGTCGGCTCTTGTCCTTTCTAATCTCTTTGATCCAGTGCTGACTAGGCAGAGTTCAAGTAAAGAGCTGTCATTTGGATTGCCGCTTGCTACTACTTATGAGTATAATCGTTTTCAAGGCTCCATTCCAATGGAAATTACAACCCTTCCAAAGCTTAAAATACTTTGGGTGCCCAGGGCGAATCTTGAGGGGAAGTTACCAAGCAACTGGAGTGGTTGTGAGAACTTGGAAATGGTGGACTTAGCTCAGAACCACTTCAGTGGAGAAATTTTTGGAGCGTTCAATGGATGCAAGAAACTACAGCATCTAGATTTGAGCTCAAACAGGCTAACTGGCAAGCTTGATGAGAAACTTCCCGTTCCGTGTATGACACTTTTTGATATTAGTGGAAACGTCATGTCAGGATCAATCCCCAGGTTTAATTACAGTGTATGCCCCGGTTTTTTCTCCTTGAGTTCTGAACTTCCCCAAACCCATGATCCAGCATCCGCGTATCTGTCATTCTTCACATATAAAACACGCCTTGCAATGCTTTTGCCATTTTCTGGTTCAAAAGCTGTGTTGATTCACAATTTCAGTGGAAACAACTTCTCTGGTTCACTCCCATGGCTACCAATTGCACCAACAAGATTGGGTAAGCAGACTGATTATGCATTTCTTGCTGGTGGAAACAAGCTCACTGGATCATTTCCTGGAAGTTTATTTGGAAACTGTAATAAGCTACATGGGATGATTGCTAACGTTAGCAAGAACAGACTGTCTGGTGATATTCCATCAGGAATTGGTGCAATCTGCAGATCCCTTAGATTTTTGGATGTATCTGAGAATGAGATTGGAGGGGTAATTCCCCAAAGTCTCAGGGAATTGGAATCTCTTGTTTTCCTTGACCTAAGTGGAAACAAACTTAGAGGTCCAATTCCTGAAGGGCTCCATCAGTTGAAGCATCTCAAACATCTCTCCTTGGTAAGAAACAACCTGACTGGTGCCGTTCCTTCTAGCTTTGGGCGCTTTCGTTCCCTTGAGGTGTTAGAActttcatcaaattctctatCTGGTAAGATTCCAAAAGGACTTGTCAATCTGAGAAACAATGGTAGTGGAGTGAATTCTACCAGCGTTTATCGAAAGCTATTCCTCCTTTCACACCATGTATTCTCACTATCTGTGAGACCTGCTGATTTGACAACCAACACTGAAGATTCACAAAATGATGTTTCTCCTTCACACAACGCAGTCGATAAAAGTTTAGATTCCATTGAGATTGCATCGATAGCATCAGCCTCAGCCATTGTTTCAGTTCTTCTAGTTCTACTTGTCCTATTCTTTTACACCAGGAAATGGGTTCCAACATCCAGGGTTCAGGTTTCTGAATCAAGGGAAATTACAGCTTTTGTTGATATTGGGGTTCCATTGACATATGAAAGTATTGTCCAGGCAACAGGGAATTTTAGTGCTGGCAAATGCATTGGAAATGGAGGTTTTGGTGCCACTTACAAGGCTGAAATAGCTCCAGGAACCCTGGTGGCAGTGAAGAGGCTTGCTGTTGGAAGGTTCCAAGGTGTTCAGCAGTTCCATGCAGAGATAAAGATCCTTGAAAGGATGAGGCACTCTAATCTCGTAACTTTAATAGGATACCATGCCAGTGAAACAGAGATGTTTctcatatataattatttgtcTGGTGgtaatttagaaaattttattaaggaAAGGTCCACAAGAGCTGTAGATTGGAAGATTATTCACAAGATTGCTCTGAATATAGCCCATGCACTTGCATATCTACATGACCAATGTGCTCCAAAGGTTCTGCACCGTGATGTCAAGCCAAGTAACATATTGTTGGACAATGATTGTAATGCTTATCTGTCTGACTTTGGATTATCAAGGCTTTTGGGTACCTCTGAAACCCATGCAACAACCGGTGTAGCTGGCACATTTGGATATGTTGCACCAGAGTATGCAATGACCTGCCGTGTATCTGAGAAGGCTGATGTTTACAGCTATGGTGTTGTGCTGCTTGAGTTGATATCAGATAAGAAAGCTTTGGATCCTTCATTCTCCTCGCAAGCAGATGGTTTTAATATTGTCTCTTGGGCCTGCATGCTACTTCGACAGGGTCAGGCAAAGGATGTGTTCACTACAAGGTTATGGGATACAGCTCCTCATGATGAACTGGTAGAATTGCTGCACTTAGCCATCACATGTACAGTGGATAGCCTCTCAACCAGGCCAACTATGAGGCAAGTTGTCCAAAGGTTGAAGCAAATTCAACCTTCTTCAATGAGATAA
- the LOC18610245 gene encoding ninja-family protein AFP1, translated as MLPSKMGEANENRRRSSSSSSRGMSNLSLRIEKYPRDLLQRFMSSEAQASTRSEGEEEDEEVELNLGLSLGGRFGVDKNAKKLTRSSSIAGSIPILREGDANTPPPVPYPTLIRTSSLPTETEEEWRKRKELQTLRRMAAKRRRSEKQRSSREKMEVTLLEEEKQTGRANNIGVGVGPPFGLQSWAAAARQVILAGGSEVVGVKGIGGGGGGAAGFSQGFMQPCSQGSVESQGGSSSSMSEMENKALQGASSCGEARSSGSTQSLQDQGNQEATGSSGTKTSETCRTSRLEVETLCKAAENRGKERGDAMEDMPCVFTKGEGPNGKRVEGILYKYGKGEEVRIMCVCHGNFLSPAEFVKHAGGGDVDHPLRHIVVNPSSASLL; from the exons ATGCTTCCATCAAAAATGGGAGAAGCGAATGAAAACAGAAGAAGAAGTAGTAGCAGCAGCAGCAGGGGAATGAGCAATCTTTCTTTGCGGATAGAAAAGTACCCAAGAGATCTGTTACAAAGATTCATGTCAAGTGAAGCACAAGCTTCAACAAGAAGTGAAGGAgaggaagaagatgaagaagtgGAGCTGAATCTTGGGTTGTCATTAGGAGGTAGATTTGGGGTTGATAAGAATGCAAAGAAGTTGACAAGGTCATCATCGATTGCTGGTTCAATACCAATATTAAGAGAAGGTGATGCCAATACTCCGCCGCCAGTCCCTTACCCAACTCTCATAAGAACATCTTCTTTGCCTACTGAGACTGAGGAAGAGtggaggaagagaaaagagttGCAGACACTACGCAGAATGGCAGCTAAAAGGAGAAGAAGTGAGAAGCAAAGGAGCtcaagagagaaaatggagGTGACTTTGTTAGAGGAAGAGAAGCAAACTGGAAGGGCCAATAATATTGGGGTGGGCGTAGGACCACCTTTTGGGTTGCAGAGTTGGGCCGCAGCTGCAAGGCAGGTGATTTTAGCAGGAGGGAGTGAAGTGGTGGGGGTGAAAGGGataggtggtggtggtggtggtgcaGCTGGGTTTTCACAAGGTTTTATGCAGCCTTGTTCTCAAGGGTCTGTGGAATCACAAGGCGGAAGTTCTTCTAGTATGtcagaaatggaaaataaagcCCTTCAAG GAGCAAGCAGTTGTGGTGAAGCAAGAAGCTCTGGTAGCACCCAATCCTTACAAGATCAAGGGAATCAAGAGGCTACCGGTTCTTCAGGGACAAAGACAAGTGAAACATGCAGAACTTCCAGACTGGAGGTTGAAACTCTGTGTAAGGCAGCTGAAAATAGGGGGAAAGAAAGAGGGGATGCAATGGAAGATATGCCTTGTGTTTTCACAAAGGGAGAAGGTCCTAATGGGAAAAGAGTAGAAGGCATTCTGTACAAGTATGGGAAGGGAGAGGAAGTGAGGATAATGTGTGTATGCCATGGCAATTTTCTCTCTCCAGCAGAGTTTGTCAAGCATGCAGGTGGTGGTGATGTAGATCACCCTCTTAGGCATATAGTTGTAAACCCTTCCTCTGCTTCCCTTTTGTAA
- the LOC18610246 gene encoding glycerophosphodiester phosphodiesterase GDPD6 isoform X1, with translation MLACSPAFPNFFSFGVWGRCQFSERLICNSADNSSGGFVPLIVLIVIGECAGRQLHPLPSKVAGRHVKPLQSICLYNIAHRGSNGEFPEETVAAYKRAIEEGADFIETDILASKDGILICFHDVTLDNTTDVANHKQFANRKRSYEVQGINITGWFVVDFTLEELKLLRVKQRYGFRDQQYNGKFPLITFEEFISLALDAKRIVGIYPEIKNPVFINQHVKWSEGKKFEDKFVQTLKKYGYKGSYMSKEWLRQPVFIQSFAPTSLTYISNLTDLPKVLLIGDLTTRTEDTNQSFLEITSDSYFNFIKNYVVGIGPWKETIVPSINNYLSEATDLVARAHAHGLQVHPYTFRNENSFLHFNFSQDPYEEYHYWINKIKVDGLFTDFAGSLHNFQEWTSHQREGREGGASKLLHKIAKMISSYKANEKLH, from the exons ATGCTGGCTTGTTCACCTGCTTtccctaattttttttcttttggggtGTGGGGGAGGTGTCAGTTTTCTGAGAGGTTGATTTGCAACTCTGCAGACAATTCAAG TGGGG GCTTTGTCCCTTTGATAGTTCTTATAGTGATTGGGGAGTGTGCTGGAAGACAACTACATCCACTTCCAAGTAAAGTAGCTGGGAGACATGTAAAGCCCCTACAATCAATTTGCCTGTATAATATTGCTCATCGAGGCTCAAATGGGGAGTTTCCTGAAGAAACTGTTGCAGCATACAAG AGAGCTATTGAAGAGGGTGCAGATTTCATTGAAACAGATATCCTTGCCTCCAAAGATGGCATCCTAATATGCTTTCATGATGTAACACTTGATAATACTACTGATGTTGCAAATCATAAGCAATTTGCTAATCGAAAAAGATCATATGAGGTCCAAGGAATAAACATCACTGGATGGTTTGTTG TTGATTTCACACTAGAAGAACTGAAGCTATTACGTGTGAAGCAACGCTATGGTTTCCGGGATCAACAATATAATG GGAAATTCCCATTGATTACGTTTGAAGAGTTCATCTCACTTGCATTGGATGCAAAAAGAATTGTTGGAATCTATCCAGAGATAAAGAATCCGGTTTTCATCAATCAGCAT GTGAAATGGTCAGAGGGAAAAAAGTTTGAGGACAAATTTGTGCAGACACTGAAGAAATATGGATATAAAGGGTCTTATATGTCAAAAGAATGGCTGAGGCAACCGGTGTTTATCCAGTCATTTGCTCCTACTTCTCTCACATATATTTCTAACCTCACAGACTTGCCAAAAGTTTTGTTGATAGGTGATCTAACAACAAGAACTGAGGACACTAACCAG TCATTCTTGGAGATTACTTCAGATAGTTATTTCAATTTCATCAAGAACTATGTGGTTGGAATTGGACCTTGGAAGGAGACAATTGTACCCTCAATCAATAATTACTTAAGTGAAGCTACTGATCTTGTTGCCAGAGCTCATGCTCATGGCCTCCAG GTCCATCCATATACCTTCCGAAATGAAAACTCGTTCTTGCACTTCAACTTTAGCCAAGATCCATATGAGGAGTACCATTACTggataaacaaaataaaagtagaTGGACTCTTCACAGACTTTGCAGGTAGCCTCCATAATTTCCAAGAATGGACCTCTCACCAAAGAGAAGGTAGAGAAGGTGGCGCATCGAAGCTACTTCATAAGATTGCAAAAATGATTTCCTCATACAAAGCCAATGAAAAACTTCATTGA